TTTCATGGACATATCATCTCCCCCCCTCTAAACTGTTTCATCTCTGCCTTGCACGCCTTGATCCTTCCACTAAAATTTCCAGTTATTTCCTTCCCCCATACTGCTAAGTTCTGACTGCATATTTTAATTTTCTGCAAAATGTTATTATCCACCTCCCCTGACCAGCCATCTCTAACAATTACCTCGCACATTGGCTCAGACATCCATGCATTTTCGAATTTAAACCGGAACTGAGTATTCAGCCTTGGACTAACTTGTGGAATTAAAAAAATGGGACTATG
This sequence is a window from Apium graveolens cultivar Ventura chromosome 9, ASM990537v1, whole genome shotgun sequence. Protein-coding genes within it:
- the LOC141686377 gene encoding uncharacterized protein LOC141686377, encoding MTNSDWLSMFPMAKLYNLEGSSSDHSPIFLIPQVSPRLNTQFRFKFENAWMSEPMCEVIVRDGWSGEVDNNILQKIKICSQNLAVWGKEITGNFSGRIKACKAEMKQFRGGEMICP